One part of the uncultured Bacteroides sp. genome encodes these proteins:
- the rplJ gene encoding 50S ribosomal protein L10, with protein MRKEDKNTVIEQIAATTKEYSHFYLVDTTAMNAASTSALRRKCFESDIKLLVVKNTLLQKALDSLEVDYSPLYGSLKGSTTVMFSNTGNAPAKLIKSVAKDGIPGLKAAYVEESFYVGADQLEALISIKSKNEVIADVIALLQSPAKNVISSLQSGGNTLHGVLKTLGER; from the coding sequence ATGAGAAAGGAAGATAAAAATACAGTAATTGAACAAATTGCTGCAACTACAAAAGAATATTCTCACTTCTATCTTGTAGATACAACTGCAATGAATGCAGCTTCTACAAGTGCATTAAGAAGAAAATGTTTTGAATCTGACATAAAATTACTTGTCGTTAAAAACACTTTACTTCAAAAAGCACTAGATAGCTTAGAAGTTGATTATTCTCCTTTGTACGGATCACTAAAAGGATCTACCACTGTTATGTTTAGTAATACTGGTAATGCTCCTGCAAAGTTGATCAAAAGTGTAGCTAAAGACGGTATACCAGGTCTTAAAGCTGCATACGTAGAAGAAAGTTTCTATGTAGGTGCTGACCAGCTAGAAGCTCTAATTAGTATCAAGAGTAAGAATGAAGTTATTGCTGACGTTATTGCTTTGCTGCAATCTCCAGCCAAGAATGTTATTTCTTCTCTTC
- the rplA gene encoding 50S ribosomal protein L1, producing MGKLTKNQKLAAAKIEAGKAYSLKEASALVKEISTTKFDASLDIDVRLGVDPRKANQMVRGVVSLPHGTGKEIKVLVLCTPDAEAAAKEAGADYVGLDEYIEKIKSGWTDIDVIITMPSIMGKIGALGRVLGPRGLMPNPKSGTVTMDVAKAVKEVKQGKIDFKVDKSGIVHTSIGKVSFDSDKIRENAKEFISTLLKLKPTAAKGTYIKSIYLSSTMSLGIKIDPKSVEEI from the coding sequence ATGGGAAAACTGACAAAAAATCAAAAGTTGGCTGCCGCTAAAATTGAAGCAGGGAAAGCATACTCACTAAAAGAAGCATCAGCATTAGTAAAGGAAATAAGTACTACTAAATTTGACGCTTCATTAGATATTGATGTACGATTAGGTGTAGATCCACGTAAAGCTAACCAAATGGTAAGAGGCGTTGTTTCTCTTCCTCACGGAACTGGTAAAGAAATAAAAGTCTTGGTTCTTTGTACACCTGATGCTGAAGCTGCTGCAAAAGAGGCCGGAGCTGATTATGTAGGTCTTGATGAATATATTGAAAAGATCAAAAGTGGATGGACAGACATTGATGTAATTATCACAATGCCATCTATCATGGGTAAAATTGGTGCTTTAGGTCGTGTTCTAGGTCCACGTGGGTTAATGCCTAACCCTAAGAGTGGTACTGTAACTATGGATGTTGCTAAAGCTGTTAAAGAAGTTAAACAAGGAAAAATCGACTTCAAAGTTGATAAAAGCGGTATTGTTCACACTTCAATTGGTAAGGTTTCATTTGATTCAGATAAAATTCGTGAAAACGCAAAAGAATTTATCTCAACTCTTCTTAAACTAAAGCCAACAGCTGCTAAAGGCACATATATAAAGAGTATTTATCTTTCTAGTACAATGAGCTTGGGTATTAAAATTGACCCAAAATCAGTTGAGGAAATCTAA
- the rplK gene encoding 50S ribosomal protein L11: protein MAKEVAGLIKLQIKGGAANPSPPVGPALGSKGINIMEFCKQFNARTQDKAGKILPVVITYYADKSFDFVIKTPPVAIQLLEIAKLKSGSAEPNRKKVAEITWEQVRAIAQDKMVDLNCFTVEAAMTMVAGTARSMGITVKGEFPGNN from the coding sequence ATGGCTAAAGAAGTTGCTGGACTAATCAAATTACAGATTAAAGGAGGCGCTGCAAATCCATCTCCTCCCGTAGGACCTGCTCTGGGTTCTAAAGGGATCAATATTATGGAATTCTGCAAGCAATTCAATGCCAGGACCCAAGACAAAGCAGGTAAAATATTACCTGTCGTTATTACTTATTATGCAGACAAGTCTTTTGATTTTGTAATCAAGACTCCGCCTGTTGCTATCCAGTTATTGGAAATAGCTAAGCTTAAAAGCGGTTCTGCTGAGCCTAATCGTAAAAAAGTTGCCGAGATTACTTGGGAACAAGTACGTGCTATTGCTCAGGACAAAATGGTTGACTTGAACTGTTTTACTGTGGAAGCTGCCATGACAATGGTTGCAGGTACAGCTAGAAGTATGGGTATCACTGTAAAAGGGGAATTCCCGGGTAATAATTAA
- the nusG gene encoding transcription termination/antitermination protein NusG yields MSEIEKKWYVLRAISGKESKVKEYLEADIKNSNLGDYVSQVLIPTEKVYQVRNGKKIVKERNYLPGYVLVEAALVGEVSHHLRNTPNVIGFLGGSENPTPLRQSEVNRILGTVDELQETGEELNIPYIVGETVKVAFGPFSGFSGTIEEVNNEKKKLKVMVKIFGRKTPLELGFMQVEKE; encoded by the coding sequence ATGTCTGAGATTGAAAAGAAATGGTACGTTCTGCGTGCCATTAGCGGTAAAGAAAGCAAGGTAAAAGAATATCTTGAAGCTGATATAAAAAACAGCAACCTTGGTGATTATGTATCTCAGGTATTGATTCCTACTGAAAAGGTATATCAGGTTCGCAACGGAAAAAAAATTGTGAAGGAAAGAAATTATCTTCCTGGTTACGTTCTAGTGGAGGCTGCTCTTGTTGGTGAGGTATCTCATCATTTAAGAAATACCCCTAATGTGATAGGTTTTTTAGGTGGTTCGGAAAATCCAACCCCCCTAAGACAGTCAGAAGTGAATCGTATACTTGGTACAGTAGATGAACTACAAGAAACGGGAGAAGAACTAAATATCCCATATATAGTAGGAGAAACTGTAAAAGTAGCTTTTGGTCCATTCAGCGGATTCAGTGGAACCATTGAAGAAGTGAACAACGAAAAGAAGAAATTAAAGGTTATGGTAAAGATATTCGGGCGAAAAACTCCGCTTGAATTAGGCTTTATGCAAGTAGAAAAGGAATAG
- the secE gene encoding preprotein translocase subunit SecE, translated as MKKLVEKVVTYLKETYDELVHKVSWPTYSELTNSAVVVLYASLLIAVVVFVMDSCFQTLMEDIIYPH; from the coding sequence ATGAAAAAATTAGTAGAAAAAGTAGTAACTTACTTAAAAGAAACTTACGACGAACTTGTACATAAAGTATCGTGGCCTACGTATTCTGAATTGACTAACAGTGCAGTGGTTGTTTTATATGCTTCCCTACTCATTGCAGTGGTAGTTTTCGTTATGGACTCTTGCTTCCAGACTCTTATGGAAGATATCATTTATCCACATTAA
- the tuf gene encoding elongation factor Tu, producing the protein MAKEKFERTKPHVNIGTIGHVDHGKTTLTAAITMVLAKKGLSELRSFDSIDNAPEEKERGITINTSHVEYQTANRHYAHVDCPGHADYVKNMVTGAAQMDGAIIVVAATDGPMPQTREHILLARQVNVPKLVVFMNKCDMVEDEEMLELVEMEMRELLSFYEFDGDNTPIIRGSALGALNGVEKWEDKVMELMDAVDTWIPLPPRDVDKPFLMPVEDVFSITGRGTVATGRIEAGIIKTGEEVQIIGLGAEGKKSVVTGVEMFRKILDEGQAGDNVGLLLRGIEKEAIKRGMVICHPGKITPHTTFKAEVYILKKEEGGRHTPFHNKYRPQFYLRTLDCTGEITLPEGTDMVMPGDNVTINVELIYPVALNLGLRFAIREGGRTVGAGQITEICD; encoded by the coding sequence ATGGCTAAAGAGAAATTTGAACGTACCAAACCGCACGTTAACATTGGTACTATTGGTCACGTAGACCACGGTAAAACGACTTTAACTGCTGCTATCACAATGGTATTAGCAAAAAAAGGTCTTTCTGAATTGCGTTCATTCGATTCTATCGACAACGCTCCTGAAGAAAAAGAAAGAGGTATTACTATTAATACTTCGCACGTTGAGTATCAAACAGCTAACCGTCACTACGCACACGTTGACTGTCCAGGACACGCCGACTACGTAAAGAACATGGTAACTGGTGCTGCTCAAATGGATGGTGCTATCATTGTAGTAGCTGCAACTGATGGTCCTATGCCTCAAACACGTGAACACATCCTATTAGCTCGTCAGGTAAACGTTCCTAAATTGGTTGTTTTCATGAACAAATGCGATATGGTTGAAGACGAAGAAATGTTAGAACTTGTTGAAATGGAAATGAGAGAACTTCTTTCATTCTATGAATTCGACGGTGATAATACTCCAATCATCCGTGGTTCTGCCCTAGGTGCACTTAACGGTGTAGAAAAATGGGAAGACAAAGTTATGGAATTAATGGATGCAGTTGATACATGGATTCCACTTCCTCCACGTGATGTTGATAAACCATTCTTGATGCCAGTTGAAGACGTATTCTCTATCACAGGTCGTGGTACTGTTGCTACTGGTCGTATCGAAGCAGGTATTATCAAAACAGGTGAAGAAGTTCAAATCATTGGTCTAGGTGCTGAAGGAAAGAAATCAGTTGTAACTGGTGTTGAAATGTTCCGTAAGATTCTTGATGAAGGTCAAGCTGGAGATAATGTAGGTCTTCTACTTCGTGGTATTGAAAAAGAAGCGATCAAACGTGGTATGGTTATCTGCCATCCAGGAAAAATCACTCCTCACACAACTTTCAAAGCTGAGGTTTATATCCTTAAGAAAGAAGAAGGTGGTCGTCACACTCCATTCCACAACAAATATCGTCCTCAATTCTACCTACGTACATTAGACTGTACAGGTGAAATCACTCTTCCAGAAGGAACAGACATGGTTATGCCAGGTGATAATGTTACAATCAATGTAGAATTGATTTACCCAGTAGCTCTTAACTTAGGTCTTCGTTTCGCTATCCGTGAAGGTGGACGTACAGTAGGTGCTGGTCAGATTACAGAAATCTGTGATTAA
- the raiA gene encoding ribosome-associated translation inhibitor RaiA, which produces MEIRIQSIHFDASEQLQSFIQKKVAKLERLYDDIKVVEVSLKVVKPESVKNKEAGIKIIIPNNEFYASKVNDTFEESIDEGLDALSKQLLKHKEKQQNK; this is translated from the coding sequence ATGGAAATTAGAATTCAATCTATTCACTTTGATGCTTCAGAGCAATTACAATCTTTCATCCAAAAGAAAGTAGCAAAGTTAGAGAGACTTTACGATGATATAAAAGTAGTGGAGGTGTCATTGAAGGTTGTTAAACCTGAATCAGTAAAGAACAAAGAAGCCGGAATAAAGATCATTATACCGAACAATGAGTTCTATGCTAGTAAAGTAAACGATACATTTGAAGAGTCTATCGATGAAGGATTAGACGCACTATCAAAACAATTGTTGAAACACAAGGAAAAACAACAGAACAAATAA
- the xerA gene encoding site-specific tyrosine recombinase/integron integrase, translating to MLIDSFLNFLQYEKNYSEKTINSYRVDLIQLEEYIKNDSEELTLTEVDADIIRQWIIDLTKKGYTASSVNRKLSSLRSFYKFLLLKQEITKDPTRKINGPKKKKPLPIFLKEKEINKILEEADFKEGFIGIRDLLIIEMFYATGIRLSELIGLNNKDINFEDSLIKVKGKRNKERLIPFGDELKESMLRYISIRNETITVKPEAFFMKENGERLYNALVERLVKQQLSKVVTLKKKSPHVLRHTFATAMLNNEANLNAIKEILGHTSLAATEVYTHTTFEELKNIYKLAHPRA from the coding sequence ATGCTGATTGACTCTTTTCTAAATTTTCTTCAATATGAAAAGAACTACTCAGAAAAAACGATTAACAGTTATAGAGTAGATTTAATACAACTTGAAGAATATATAAAAAATGATAGTGAGGAGTTAACATTAACTGAAGTTGATGCTGACATTATCCGCCAGTGGATCATCGATCTGACAAAAAAAGGATATACAGCTTCATCAGTGAACCGAAAGTTGAGTTCATTGAGATCTTTTTATAAATTTCTTTTATTAAAGCAGGAGATAACCAAGGATCCAACAAGAAAAATAAATGGACCCAAAAAGAAAAAACCACTCCCTATATTCTTAAAAGAGAAAGAGATAAACAAGATTCTTGAAGAAGCCGATTTCAAAGAAGGATTTATTGGTATTAGAGACCTATTGATTATTGAAATGTTTTACGCCACAGGCATTAGACTCTCAGAACTAATAGGGCTAAACAATAAAGATATAAACTTTGAAGATTCACTTATTAAAGTTAAGGGAAAGAGAAACAAAGAAAGACTAATTCCATTCGGAGACGAACTGAAAGAGTCTATGCTAAGATACATCAGCATACGAAACGAGACTATAACAGTAAAACCGGAAGCCTTTTTTATGAAAGAAAACGGAGAACGACTTTACAATGCATTAGTTGAGAGGTTAGTAAAACAACAATTATCAAAGGTTGTAACGCTAAAAAAGAAAAGCCCACATGTATTAAGGCACACATTTGCTACAGCGATGTTAAACAACGAAGCAAATCTTAATGCAATAAAGGAGATTCTTGGACACACAAGCCTTGCGGCAACAGAAGTCTACACGCACACAACATTTGAGGAGTTAAAGAACATCTATAAACTAGCTCATCCTAGAGCATAA
- the rpsU gene encoding 30S ribosomal protein S21: MIVVPVKEGENIEKALKKFKRKFEKTGVVKELRSRQQFDKPSVTKRFKKERAVYVQKLQQVEE, encoded by the coding sequence ATGATAGTAGTACCTGTAAAAGAAGGCGAAAACATCGAAAAAGCGCTGAAGAAATTCAAAAGAAAATTCGAAAAAACCGGAGTAGTTAAAGAATTAAGAAGCAGACAACAGTTTGACAAACCATCTGTAACTAAAAGGTTTAAGAAAGAACGCGCTGTTTATGTTCAAAAACTTCAGCAAGTAGAAGAATAA